The following is a genomic window from Mycolicibacterium sp. TY81.
CGGGGCGGTCGAAGTAGGCCAGCACGTCGGCGGCACGCTTCTTCAGGGTCCGTCCCAGGGTGATCAGTTCGGTCAGCGGCTTGGGAACGCCGGTGCTCAGCGTGGTGATCAGCGCCGCCATCATCGTGCGGCCTTTCGTGCGGTCGGGTTCACGATACGCGGCCACGGTGCGCTGATACATCTGCCAGGTGGCCTCGACTTCTGCGTGGGCGTCGGCGGCGAACAAGGCGGCCAGCCGGGTGCGCTGGCGGTCGGTGAGCAGATCGGCACCGGTGTGCAGGGTGCGTCGGCAGGTGTAGAGCGGGTCGGACTTGCGGCCGCGGTGCCCACATGTCGCCAGCTGCACCCGGCGGCGGCACTCATCGAGGGCGTTGCCAGCCAGGCGCACCACGTGGAAAGGGTCCATCACCGTCGCCGCCTCGGGCAGTTCCTCGGCGGTAGCGGTCTTGAACCCGGAGAAGCCATCCATAGCAACAACGTCCACGCCGTCACGCCAGTCCTGCGGCCGCTCGGCCAACCAGTCCTGAAACGCCTTTTTTGAGCGACCCTCGACCATGTCGAGCAGCCGAGCCGGACCGGTCCCGTCACGCACAGGGGTGAGATCGATGATGACGGTGACGTACCTGTCACCGCGACGGGTGTGCCGCCAGACGTGCTCATCGACGCCGATCACCGCCACGCCGTCGAAACGGGCCGGATCGGCGATCAGCACCCGTCGGCCTTCTGCCAGCACCGCGTTGTTGGCGGTGTTCCACGACACCGCGAGCGCTTCGGCGATGCGAGCCACGGATAGATGCTGGCAGACAATGGCTTCCAGCGCCCACCGCAGAGCACGCCGCGACAGCTTGGCACGTGGTTCGGCCATCCTGGTGGTGTCTTGTCGCCACACGTGGGCGCAGCCGGCGCACCGGTAGCGACGGATGGTCACCAGCAGTGTGGTGGGGCGCCACCCGAACGGCTCATGGGCCAGAGTACGGGTGAGGCTGTCGCGTGGGATGCCTTCTTCGCCGCAGCGACGACACCACCGGTCCTCGTCGGTCACCCGGCACGCCAGCACAGCACGGCCGGGCTCAAGGCGTTGTCCGGTCACCTGCAGCCCAAGTTCGTCGAGGCGGCAGAAAGTCGTCAGGTCAGCGCAGGCGAAGCCCGCCCGACCGGTAGCGTCAGGCACGTCGAGGTCTTTCGGATGAGGAGTGTAGGAACCCTCATTTTCGAGAGACCTCGACCTCTATCCCGGCAACGACGCGCCAACCACCTCTACACCCTCATCTGTGAAGAGCCACTATTTAGCTAACAGATTGATAACGTCGGAGATGATCTGCGGCAGGCGCACGTCATCATTTGGTAATGACCAACGCTATTCGCCGGGAGCGCAACGTCGCGCCTCTCCGGTCCGCCGGCGGACCTCTTCCGCAGGGCGTCCACGGTGCCGCTGACCCCAACTTCGCAACTGTGGTGCGGGCGTTTTCCGCCCTGTTCCCCAGCCGATATCTGGGTGGCGGCGCCCTCTCGGTCTACCTCGACGGTGTTCCCGTCGTCGACGTGTGGACGGGGTGGGCCGACCGGTGGGGCCACCGGCCGTGGGACGCCGACACCGGCGCGATGGTGTTCTCGGCGACCAAGGGGTTGGCCTCGACCGTCATCCACCGACTGGCCGACCGGGGCCTGATCGAATACGACGCGCCCGTCGCCGAGTACTGGCCGGCCTTCGGGGCCAACGGCAAGGCCGGCGTGACGGTGCGGGAGCTGATGCGGCACCGCGCCGGGCTGTCGCAGCTGAACGGCGCGACGCGCGACGAGCTGATGGACCACCGCCTCATGGAGCGGCGGCTGGCCGCGGCTCCCATGAGCTGGATGAAGGGGCGTCCGGCGTACCACGCCATCACCTACGGCTGGCTGTTGTCCGGCCTGGCCCGCGCGGTCACCGGTCAGAGCATGCGGGAGCTGTTCCGCACCGAGCTCGCGGAGCCGCTCGGCACCGACGGTCTGCATCTCGGCCGCCCGGCCGCGGATGCGCCCACGCAGCCCGCGCAGATCATCGGCCCGCAGTTCCGCATCCGCAATCCGCTGTTCGACGCGGTGGCGCCGCACGTGGCGAGGTTGCCGTTCTCGGGCGGCTTCGGCTCGATGTACTTCACCGGCATGCGGTCCATGGCGCAGGGCGACACACCCTTGCTGGATGCCGAGATGCCGGGCGCCAACGGCGTGGCCACGGCTCGATCACTGGGACGCGTGTACGGCGCGATGGCCAACGGCGGCCAGATCGACGGGCTGCGGTTCCTGTCCGCGGGCACGGTGGCGCAGCTGCAGGGGACCGGCAGCGTTTTCCCCGACCTGGGCCTCGGCCTGCCCATGGATTTCAACCTCGGGTATCACGGCGTGCCGTTCCCGGGTGTCATGCCGGGGTTCGGGCACGTCGGCCTCGGCGGGTCGCTCGGATGGGCGGATCCGGACCGCGGTCTGGCTTTCGGCTTCGTGCACAACCGCCTGCTGACGCCGCTGATGCTGGCCGATCAGGCGGGTTTCGTGGCGCTCGCGGCAATGGTGCGGTACGGCGCGGCGCAGGCGCGCAGCAACGGCTTCTGCCGGGTCACGGAGTTCGGTGCGCCATACGCCGATCCAGCTCCGGTTGCGGGCTGACGGAGTTTGCGCGCGCGAGATATGCGTCCGCATCGGAAGCGATGCGGACCGCCCTGTGCACCGGACTTTCGAATACGCGCAGATGTCCGGCATGTTGATTTTTTGCCCGTATCGAGCGGAGTTCGTCACAGTAGATATTTCGTACCATGCGTATCGACCATTGCCGACAATACGATTTTATGGCCGCAGCCTGTAGTTCTACGATTTTCGCTGCGTTGCTCGAATTTCAATAACCATATCCGCGCAAACATTTGTGCTGCCGCAGGTCCTGTGCGGGCGCGGTGCTGGGGTGAACGATGTTCGCTACGGACCGCTATGCTTCCGCCCCGTGGCTGGTTCGAAATGGCTCCGAACCAAACCCCTGCGCAACGGCGCGCCGGGCGGGTTGGGCCTTCCGCAGCGAGTGTGCTGCGGATATCCGCTGCTGACGGTCGCCTGGTAGCGATTCGACCGAAACGGGTAGCCCCGAATCGGCGGATCAGTTAATTTGACCCGGTAGGATTTCGAGCCAGTTTGTTTAACGCGGCAAAGACGATTTCGCAGAGATTTTGAGCGCGGTCTGCAAAGCCACCCGGCACGGTGTGTCGGAGTCCGGCCGGACTGCACGGAGAGGCGGTAGCTAAGTGGGTGGGTCACCGACGACACCCGTCGCGATCATCGGCATGGCATGCCGGCTTCCCGGCGGCATCAGCTCGCCGGACGAGCTGTGGGAAGCCCTGCTGCGCGGTGACGACCTGGTTACCAAAGTTCCGCTGGAACGGTGGGACGCCGAGGAGTACTACGACCCGGAGCCCGGCGTGCCCGGCCGGTCGGTCTCCAAGTGGGGCGGTTTCCTCGACGACGTTGCCGGCTTCGACGCCGACTTCTTCAACATCAGCGACCGCGAAGCCACCGCGATCGACCCGCAGCACCGCCTGATCCTCGAAACCTCCTGGGAGGCCGTGGAACACGCGGGCATCGATCCGGCCACCCTGGCCGGCTCGCTCACCGGCGTCTTCGTGGGCATGACCCACGGCGACTACCAGCTGCTGGCCGCCGACGCCCACGCCATCGAGGGCCCGTACGGCTTCACCGGCAACAACTTCAGCCTGGCCTCGGGGCGCGTCTCGTACCACCTCGGCGCGCACGGCCCGTCGTACACGGTCGACTCGGCCTGTTCGTCCAGTCTCCTCGCGATCCACAACGCGTGCCGCAGCCTGCACGACGGCGAGAGCGACGCCGCCCTCGCCGGTGGTGTGTCGATCATGCTGGAGCCGCGCAAGATGTCCTCGGGTTCGGCCCAGGGCATGCTGTCGCCGACCGGCCACTGCCACGCCTTCGACGTCGCCGCCGACGGCTTCGTCTCCGCCGAGGCGTCGGTCATGTTCATGCTGAAGCGCCTGGACGACGCGCAGCGCGACGGCGACCGCGTCCTCGCGGTCATCCGCGGCACGGCGAGCAACCAGGACGGCCACACGGTCAACATCGCGACCCCGGGCGCGGACGCCCAGGTCGCCGTCTACCGGCGGGCGCTGGACCTCGCCGCCATCGATCCCGCCACCGTCGGGTACATCGAGGCGCACGGCACCGGAACTCCCGTCGGCGATCCGATCGAATACTCAAGTCTGGCAACGGTTTACGGCAAGCAGGGGCCCGTCGTGCTGGGCTCGGTCAAGACCAACGTCGGGCATGCGCAGTCGGCGTCGGGTGCGGTCGGCCTGTTGAAGACCGTCCTGGCCCTGCAGCACGGCGTGGTGCCGAAGAACCTCTACTTCAACGAGATGCCCGCCGAGATGGCGGCCATCGACACCGGGCTGTTCGTGCCGACGGACCTCGTGCCGTGGCCGGCGACCGCCGACCACCCGCGCCGCGCCGCCGTGTCCGCCTACGGCCTGTCCGGCACCAACGTGCACGCCGTCGTCGAGCAGGCGCCGGCCGAGTCGTCGCCGCGCGTCGTCGGGTCCGAAGGACAGGGGCTCGGCGGCAAACTGCTGTTCCCCGTGTCGTCCACCTCGGCCGAGGAGCTGCGCCGCACCGCCGGCAAACTGGCCGACTGGGCCGCCGCCCAGGGCGAGGCCCTCGACCTGGCCGACACCGCCTACACGCTCGCGCGTCGCCGCGCCCACCGGCCGGTGCGCGCTGCCGTCCTCGCCGAGGACGCCGCCGGCCTGATCCAGGCGCTCCGTGACGTCGCCGACAGCGAGACCCCGTACCAGGCCGCGGCCGGTAAGGGTGACCGCGGCCCGGTGTGGGTGTTCTCGGGTCAGGGTTCGCAGTGGGCGGCCATGGGCGCCGGCCTGCTGGCGGCCGAGCCCGCATTCGCGGCCGCCATCGCCGAGATCGAGCCGCTCATCGAGGCGGAGTCGGGCTTCTCGATCACCGAAGCCATCACCGCCGGTGAGACGGTGACCGGCATCGACCGCATCCAGCCCGCCGTGTTCGCGATCCAGGTGGCGCTGGCCGCCACGCTGCGGTCCTACGGTGTGCAGCCCGGCGCGGTCATCGGCCACTCGATGGGTGAGTCCGCCGCCGCCGTCGTCTCCGGCGCGCTGTCGCTCGAAGACGGCGTGAAGGTGATCTGTCGCCGGTCGAACCTGATGCTCAAGGTGTCGGGCTCCGGCGCCATGGCCTCGGTGGAGCTGCCGGCCCAGCAGGTGCTCTCCGAGCTGGGCGCCCGCGGCGTGAGCGACGTCGTGCTCGCCGTCGTCGCCTCGCCGCAGTCGACCGTCGTCGGTGGTGACAAGGACGCCATCCGCGCCCTGGTCAAGGAATGGGACGAGCGTGGCGTGATGGCCCGCGAGGTCGCCGTCGACGTCGCGTCGCACACCCCGCAGGTCGACCCGATCCTGGACGAGCTCGCCGACGCCCTCGAGGACCTCGAGCCCGACGAGCCGGCGGTGCCGTACTACTCGGCCACGCAGTACGACCCGCGCGACCCCGCGGACTACGACGCGGACTACTGGGTCGACAACCTGCGCCACACCGTGCGCTTCGGTGCGGCCGTGCAGGCCGCGCTCGACGACGGCTTCCGGGTGTTCATCGAGCTGGCCCCGCACCCGCTGCTGGTGCACGCGGTCAACCAGAACGCCGCGCACCAGGACATCGGCATCGCCGCCCTGGCCGCGATGCGTCGCGAACAGGACGTGCCGAACGGTCTGCGCGATGTCGTCGCCGATCTGCACACCGCCGGTGCCGCCATCGACTTCTCGGTGATCTACCCGGACGGCGTGCTGGTCGACGTACCGCTGCCGACCTGGACCCGCAACCACCTGATCCTCACGCGTGATCCGCACGAGCAGGCCCCCGGCGGTGCGTCACTGGCGGTGCACCCGCTGCTCGGCGCACACGTGCGGCTGCCGGAGGAGCCCGAGCGGCACGTCTGGCAGTCCGACGTGGGTACCGGCGTGCAGCCCTGGCTGGGTGACCACCAGGTGCACAACGTCGCGGCGCTCCCGGGTGCGGCGTACTGCGAGATGGCGCTCGGCGCGGCCCGCGAGGTGCTGGGCGAGGCCTCCGAGGTCCGCAACGTGTCGTTCGAGGCCATGCTGCTGCTCGAGGAGGAGACCGCCGTGTCGGCGGTCGCCACCGCCGTCCCGTCGGGCGACATCGACTTCCTGGTCGAGACCTACCAGGACGGCGAGCAGGTGCGCCGTGCGGCCGCGACGCTGCACGCCATCGAAGACGACGCCTCCCGGCCGAGCTACAACCTGGCCAAGCTGGTCGCCGCCCACACCGAAGACGTCGACGGTGGTGACCTGCGTGCCTGGTTCGCCGAGCGGGGCATCCAGTACGGCCCG
Proteins encoded in this region:
- a CDS encoding serine hydrolase domain-containing protein — its product is MTNAIRRERNVAPLRSAGGPLPQGVHGAADPNFATVVRAFSALFPSRYLGGGALSVYLDGVPVVDVWTGWADRWGHRPWDADTGAMVFSATKGLASTVIHRLADRGLIEYDAPVAEYWPAFGANGKAGVTVRELMRHRAGLSQLNGATRDELMDHRLMERRLAAAPMSWMKGRPAYHAITYGWLLSGLARAVTGQSMRELFRTELAEPLGTDGLHLGRPAADAPTQPAQIIGPQFRIRNPLFDAVAPHVARLPFSGGFGSMYFTGMRSMAQGDTPLLDAEMPGANGVATARSLGRVYGAMANGGQIDGLRFLSAGTVAQLQGTGSVFPDLGLGLPMDFNLGYHGVPFPGVMPGFGHVGLGGSLGWADPDRGLAFGFVHNRLLTPLMLADQAGFVALAAMVRYGAAQARSNGFCRVTEFGAPYADPAPVAG
- a CDS encoding ISL3 family transposase, whose amino-acid sequence is MPDATGRAGFACADLTTFCRLDELGLQVTGQRLEPGRAVLACRVTDEDRWCRRCGEEGIPRDSLTRTLAHEPFGWRPTTLLVTIRRYRCAGCAHVWRQDTTRMAEPRAKLSRRALRWALEAIVCQHLSVARIAEALAVSWNTANNAVLAEGRRVLIADPARFDGVAVIGVDEHVWRHTRRGDRYVTVIIDLTPVRDGTGPARLLDMVEGRSKKAFQDWLAERPQDWRDGVDVVAMDGFSGFKTATAEELPEAATVMDPFHVVRLAGNALDECRRRVQLATCGHRGRKSDPLYTCRRTLHTGADLLTDRQRTRLAALFAADAHAEVEATWQMYQRTVAAYREPDRTKGRTMMAALITTLSTGVPKPLTELITLGRTLKKRAADVLAYFDRPGTSNGPTEAINGRLEHLRGSALGFRNLTNYIARSLLETGGFRTQLLAPRQ
- the pks2 gene encoding type I polyketide synthase, with the protein product MGGSPTTPVAIIGMACRLPGGISSPDELWEALLRGDDLVTKVPLERWDAEEYYDPEPGVPGRSVSKWGGFLDDVAGFDADFFNISDREATAIDPQHRLILETSWEAVEHAGIDPATLAGSLTGVFVGMTHGDYQLLAADAHAIEGPYGFTGNNFSLASGRVSYHLGAHGPSYTVDSACSSSLLAIHNACRSLHDGESDAALAGGVSIMLEPRKMSSGSAQGMLSPTGHCHAFDVAADGFVSAEASVMFMLKRLDDAQRDGDRVLAVIRGTASNQDGHTVNIATPGADAQVAVYRRALDLAAIDPATVGYIEAHGTGTPVGDPIEYSSLATVYGKQGPVVLGSVKTNVGHAQSASGAVGLLKTVLALQHGVVPKNLYFNEMPAEMAAIDTGLFVPTDLVPWPATADHPRRAAVSAYGLSGTNVHAVVEQAPAESSPRVVGSEGQGLGGKLLFPVSSTSAEELRRTAGKLADWAAAQGEALDLADTAYTLARRRAHRPVRAAVLAEDAAGLIQALRDVADSETPYQAAAGKGDRGPVWVFSGQGSQWAAMGAGLLAAEPAFAAAIAEIEPLIEAESGFSITEAITAGETVTGIDRIQPAVFAIQVALAATLRSYGVQPGAVIGHSMGESAAAVVSGALSLEDGVKVICRRSNLMLKVSGSGAMASVELPAQQVLSELGARGVSDVVLAVVASPQSTVVGGDKDAIRALVKEWDERGVMAREVAVDVASHTPQVDPILDELADALEDLEPDEPAVPYYSATQYDPRDPADYDADYWVDNLRHTVRFGAAVQAALDDGFRVFIELAPHPLLVHAVNQNAAHQDIGIAALAAMRREQDVPNGLRDVVADLHTAGAAIDFSVIYPDGVLVDVPLPTWTRNHLILTRDPHEQAPGGASLAVHPLLGAHVRLPEEPERHVWQSDVGTGVQPWLGDHQVHNVAALPGAAYCEMALGAAREVLGEASEVRNVSFEAMLLLEEETAVSAVATAVPSGDIDFLVETYQDGEQVRRAAATLHAIEDDASRPSYNLAKLVAAHTEDVDGGDLRAWFAERGIQYGPAFSGLTAAHTTAGTTVLAAVALPGAIRSQQSAYTVHPALLDACFQAVAAHPDLHGDTTGALMLPLGVGKLRAYESTRNAHYCYVKLVSLSPTAVEADIDVLDENGAVLLAVSGLRLGTGVSEEGQRERLLNERLLNIEWRSQDAPVANVVDPGRWLLISAAADADSLTEKLSEVLQSDEADVSTMAWPADADHASNLESLQETLTAKPFKGVVVVTGAPDGPAASASLSTAQRGVAQVEQLVHIVRGLPDVPGQPARLYVLTRGARTVAPGDVANLEQGGIRGFIRAIGMEYPAMRPTQIDLDVQADVAHVAAELLSGSEEDETAWRSGEWYTARLNLSQLQPEERRTTVVRPETDGVQLQIRTPGDLSSAELAAYERVAPGPGQIEVSVAASNLNFADVLVAYGRYPSFEGRLPQPGADFAGVVTAVGPGVTDHQIGDRVAGISLTGAWKTFVTCDANLAVKIPDDLPEGSAAAVPSAHATAWYGLHNLARIQAGDKVLIHSATGGVGQAAIAIARAAGADIYATAGSEDRRNLLRSWGIQHVYDSRSTAFAEEIRRDTDGYGVDVVLNSLPGAAQKAGVELLTFGGRFVEIGKRDIYGDTRMGLFPFRRNLSFYALDLALLTLTNPDVTRGMLETIFGQIADGVLPVPDTTHYPLSEAATAIRVMGAAGHTGKLVLDIPHTGEFEAVLSPEQAPVYRADGSYIVTGGLSGLGLFLAAKLAAGGCGRIVLNARSEPSAATAKAIEAVRSKGAEVEVVLGDIAAADTAARLVAAAESTGKPLRGVLHGAAVVEDATLPNITDELIERDWAPKVYGAWHLHEATAGAELDWFCSFSSAAAMVGSPGQGAYAAANSWLDAFTQWRRAQGLSATVIAWGAWAKIGAGQGMAADEAMAIDPEDGAFAFDAIIRHDRAYAGYAPVAGADWLVAFAQTSKFAESFANIGRGGAGTSEFLAEFHALSEEERPARLRRLITDAMSMILRRSVDPDRPLAEYGLDSLGALELRTRIEAETGVRIGSSDITNVRALAERLGEAISTAIST